The Oncorhynchus mykiss isolate Arlee chromosome 28, USDA_OmykA_1.1, whole genome shotgun sequence genome includes a window with the following:
- the LOC110508649 gene encoding vacuolar protein sorting-associated protein 4B isoform X1 → MEPTNIQKAIAVAQKASQEDQAGNYTEAIKSYQHAVKYFLHIVKREPQGKEGNQKIREKCKLYLDRVEELQEYIENKEKAIDLASKAAQEDKAQNYDEALRLYQQAVQYLLHVVKYESQGDKAKQSIRAKCAEYLDRAEKLKEYLKKKEKAPPTKPVKESQADDKGNESDEGDNPEKKKFQNQLSGAIVMEKPNIKWNDVAGLEGAKEALKEAVILPIKFPHLFTGKRTPWRGILLFGPPGTGKSYLAKAVATEANNSTFFSISSSDLVSKWLGESEKLVKNLFTLAREHKPSIIFIDEIDSLCGSRSENESEAARRIKTEFLVQMQGVGNDNDGVLVLGATNIPWTLDSAIRRRFEKRIYIPLPEEHARTFMFKLHLGATPTSLNDSDFVTLGKKTDGYSGADVSVIVRDALMQPVRKVQSATHFKRVRGPSRDNPNIVVDDLLTPCSPGDPNGIEMTWMEVPGEKLCEPVVCMSDMLRSLTSTKPTVNDQDLDKLRKFTEDFGQEG, encoded by the exons ATGGAGCCAACAAATATACAG AAAGCTATAGCTGTAGCACAGAAAGCCTCCCAGGAGGACCAGGCTGGGAACTACACGGAGGCTATCAAATCTTACCAACACGCTGTCAAGTACTTCCTGCACATTGTAAAAC gtgaACCACAGGGTAAAGAGGGCAACCAGAAGATCAGGGAAAAGTGTAAACTATACCTGGACAGAGTGGAAGAACTACAGGAGTATATCGAAAATAAAGAG AAAGCCATAGATCTGGCCAGCAAGGCGGCCCAGGAGGATAAAGCTCAGAATTACGACGAGGCCCTGCGTTTATACCAACAAGCTGTTCAGTACCTCCTACACGTAGTGAAAT ATGAATCCCAGGGCGATAAAGCCAAACAGAGCATCAGGGCCAAGTGTGCCGAGTACCTGGACAGAGCAGAGAAGCTCAAAGAATACCTAAAGAAGAAAGAGAAGGCTCCACCTACCAAGCCTGTGAAGGAGTCCCAAGCTGATGACAAAGG GAATGAGAGCGATGAAGGAGACAACCCAGAAAAAAAGAAGTTTCAGAACCAACTTTCAG GGGCTATCGTTATGGAAAAGCCAAATATCAAGTGGAATGATGTTGCCGGATTAGAGGGAGCCAAAGAGGCCCTGAAGGAAGCTGTTATTTTGCCAATCAAATTCCCACATCTTTTCACAG GCAAAAGAACGCCGTGGAGGGGGATCCTACTCTTCGGTCCTCCTGGAACAGGAAAGTCCTACCTGGCTAAAGCTGTGGCCACAGAGGCCAACAACTCCACCTTCTTTTCCATCTCCTCATCTGACCTGGTATCCAAGTGGCTGGGAGAGAGTGAAAA gttGGTAAAGAACTTGTTCACCCTTGCACGGGAGCACAAGCCCTCCATCATCTTCATAGATGAGATAGACTCGCTGTGCGGCTCCAGGAGTGAGAATGAGAGTGAGGCAGCTCGCCGCATCAAGACAGAGTTCCTAGTTCAGATGCAGG GGGTTGGGAATGACAACGATGGTGTACTGGTGCTCGGGGCCACCAACATCCCTTGGACGTTGGACTCTGCTATCAGAAGACG GTTTGAGAAGAGGATCTACATCCCCCTGCCCGAGGAACACGCCCGCACCTTCATGTTCAAGCTCCACCTGGGCGCCACCCCCACCAGCCTCAACGACTCTGACTTTGTCACCCTGGGAAAGAAGACAGACGGGTACTCAGGGGCTGACGTCAGCGTCATCGTCAGAGACGCGCTTATGCAACCAGTCAGAAAAGTTCAGTCAGCCACTCACTTCAAGCGG GTAAGAGGGCCATCGAGAGACAACCCCAACATCGTGGTAGATGACCTTTTGACCCCATGCTCTCCAGGAGACCCGAATGGCATCGAGATGACATGGATGGAAGTCCCTGGGGAAAAGCTATGTGAGCCAGTTGTTTGTATG TCTGATATGCTGAGATCCCTGACCAGCACAAAGCCAACAGTCAATGATCAGGATTTGGACAAACTGAGAAAATTCACAGAGGACTTTGGACAGGAGGGCTAA
- the LOC110508649 gene encoding vacuolar protein sorting-associated protein 4B isoform X2 — protein sequence MVAIVAAIRIVPAREPQGKEGNQKIREKCKLYLDRVEELQEYIENKEKAIDLASKAAQEDKAQNYDEALRLYQQAVQYLLHVVKYESQGDKAKQSIRAKCAEYLDRAEKLKEYLKKKEKAPPTKPVKESQADDKGNESDEGDNPEKKKFQNQLSGAIVMEKPNIKWNDVAGLEGAKEALKEAVILPIKFPHLFTGKRTPWRGILLFGPPGTGKSYLAKAVATEANNSTFFSISSSDLVSKWLGESEKLVKNLFTLAREHKPSIIFIDEIDSLCGSRSENESEAARRIKTEFLVQMQGVGNDNDGVLVLGATNIPWTLDSAIRRRFEKRIYIPLPEEHARTFMFKLHLGATPTSLNDSDFVTLGKKTDGYSGADVSVIVRDALMQPVRKVQSATHFKRVRGPSRDNPNIVVDDLLTPCSPGDPNGIEMTWMEVPGEKLCEPVVCMSDMLRSLTSTKPTVNDQDLDKLRKFTEDFGQEG from the exons ATGGTTGCAATTGTGGCAGCAATTCGGATCGTTCCTGCAC gtgaACCACAGGGTAAAGAGGGCAACCAGAAGATCAGGGAAAAGTGTAAACTATACCTGGACAGAGTGGAAGAACTACAGGAGTATATCGAAAATAAAGAG AAAGCCATAGATCTGGCCAGCAAGGCGGCCCAGGAGGATAAAGCTCAGAATTACGACGAGGCCCTGCGTTTATACCAACAAGCTGTTCAGTACCTCCTACACGTAGTGAAAT ATGAATCCCAGGGCGATAAAGCCAAACAGAGCATCAGGGCCAAGTGTGCCGAGTACCTGGACAGAGCAGAGAAGCTCAAAGAATACCTAAAGAAGAAAGAGAAGGCTCCACCTACCAAGCCTGTGAAGGAGTCCCAAGCTGATGACAAAGG GAATGAGAGCGATGAAGGAGACAACCCAGAAAAAAAGAAGTTTCAGAACCAACTTTCAG GGGCTATCGTTATGGAAAAGCCAAATATCAAGTGGAATGATGTTGCCGGATTAGAGGGAGCCAAAGAGGCCCTGAAGGAAGCTGTTATTTTGCCAATCAAATTCCCACATCTTTTCACAG GCAAAAGAACGCCGTGGAGGGGGATCCTACTCTTCGGTCCTCCTGGAACAGGAAAGTCCTACCTGGCTAAAGCTGTGGCCACAGAGGCCAACAACTCCACCTTCTTTTCCATCTCCTCATCTGACCTGGTATCCAAGTGGCTGGGAGAGAGTGAAAA gttGGTAAAGAACTTGTTCACCCTTGCACGGGAGCACAAGCCCTCCATCATCTTCATAGATGAGATAGACTCGCTGTGCGGCTCCAGGAGTGAGAATGAGAGTGAGGCAGCTCGCCGCATCAAGACAGAGTTCCTAGTTCAGATGCAGG GGGTTGGGAATGACAACGATGGTGTACTGGTGCTCGGGGCCACCAACATCCCTTGGACGTTGGACTCTGCTATCAGAAGACG GTTTGAGAAGAGGATCTACATCCCCCTGCCCGAGGAACACGCCCGCACCTTCATGTTCAAGCTCCACCTGGGCGCCACCCCCACCAGCCTCAACGACTCTGACTTTGTCACCCTGGGAAAGAAGACAGACGGGTACTCAGGGGCTGACGTCAGCGTCATCGTCAGAGACGCGCTTATGCAACCAGTCAGAAAAGTTCAGTCAGCCACTCACTTCAAGCGG GTAAGAGGGCCATCGAGAGACAACCCCAACATCGTGGTAGATGACCTTTTGACCCCATGCTCTCCAGGAGACCCGAATGGCATCGAGATGACATGGATGGAAGTCCCTGGGGAAAAGCTATGTGAGCCAGTTGTTTGTATG TCTGATATGCTGAGATCCCTGACCAGCACAAAGCCAACAGTCAATGATCAGGATTTGGACAAACTGAGAAAATTCACAGAGGACTTTGGACAGGAGGGCTAA
- the LOC110508649 gene encoding vacuolar protein sorting-associated protein 4B isoform X3 codes for MAANNNLQKAIDLASKAAQEDKAQNYDEALRLYQQAVQYLLHVVKYESQGDKAKQSIRAKCAEYLDRAEKLKEYLKKKEKAPPTKPVKESQADDKGNESDEGDNPEKKKFQNQLSGAIVMEKPNIKWNDVAGLEGAKEALKEAVILPIKFPHLFTGKRTPWRGILLFGPPGTGKSYLAKAVATEANNSTFFSISSSDLVSKWLGESEKLVKNLFTLAREHKPSIIFIDEIDSLCGSRSENESEAARRIKTEFLVQMQGVGNDNDGVLVLGATNIPWTLDSAIRRRFEKRIYIPLPEEHARTFMFKLHLGATPTSLNDSDFVTLGKKTDGYSGADVSVIVRDALMQPVRKVQSATHFKRVRGPSRDNPNIVVDDLLTPCSPGDPNGIEMTWMEVPGEKLCEPVVCMSDMLRSLTSTKPTVNDQDLDKLRKFTEDFGQEG; via the exons ATGGCTGCCAACAACAATTTACAG AAAGCCATAGATCTGGCCAGCAAGGCGGCCCAGGAGGATAAAGCTCAGAATTACGACGAGGCCCTGCGTTTATACCAACAAGCTGTTCAGTACCTCCTACACGTAGTGAAAT ATGAATCCCAGGGCGATAAAGCCAAACAGAGCATCAGGGCCAAGTGTGCCGAGTACCTGGACAGAGCAGAGAAGCTCAAAGAATACCTAAAGAAGAAAGAGAAGGCTCCACCTACCAAGCCTGTGAAGGAGTCCCAAGCTGATGACAAAGG GAATGAGAGCGATGAAGGAGACAACCCAGAAAAAAAGAAGTTTCAGAACCAACTTTCAG GGGCTATCGTTATGGAAAAGCCAAATATCAAGTGGAATGATGTTGCCGGATTAGAGGGAGCCAAAGAGGCCCTGAAGGAAGCTGTTATTTTGCCAATCAAATTCCCACATCTTTTCACAG GCAAAAGAACGCCGTGGAGGGGGATCCTACTCTTCGGTCCTCCTGGAACAGGAAAGTCCTACCTGGCTAAAGCTGTGGCCACAGAGGCCAACAACTCCACCTTCTTTTCCATCTCCTCATCTGACCTGGTATCCAAGTGGCTGGGAGAGAGTGAAAA gttGGTAAAGAACTTGTTCACCCTTGCACGGGAGCACAAGCCCTCCATCATCTTCATAGATGAGATAGACTCGCTGTGCGGCTCCAGGAGTGAGAATGAGAGTGAGGCAGCTCGCCGCATCAAGACAGAGTTCCTAGTTCAGATGCAGG GGGTTGGGAATGACAACGATGGTGTACTGGTGCTCGGGGCCACCAACATCCCTTGGACGTTGGACTCTGCTATCAGAAGACG GTTTGAGAAGAGGATCTACATCCCCCTGCCCGAGGAACACGCCCGCACCTTCATGTTCAAGCTCCACCTGGGCGCCACCCCCACCAGCCTCAACGACTCTGACTTTGTCACCCTGGGAAAGAAGACAGACGGGTACTCAGGGGCTGACGTCAGCGTCATCGTCAGAGACGCGCTTATGCAACCAGTCAGAAAAGTTCAGTCAGCCACTCACTTCAAGCGG GTAAGAGGGCCATCGAGAGACAACCCCAACATCGTGGTAGATGACCTTTTGACCCCATGCTCTCCAGGAGACCCGAATGGCATCGAGATGACATGGATGGAAGTCCCTGGGGAAAAGCTATGTGAGCCAGTTGTTTGTATG TCTGATATGCTGAGATCCCTGACCAGCACAAAGCCAACAGTCAATGATCAGGATTTGGACAAACTGAGAAAATTCACAGAGGACTTTGGACAGGAGGGCTAA
- the LOC110508649 gene encoding vacuolar protein sorting-associated protein 4B isoform X4, which produces MKAIDLASKAAQEDKAQNYDEALRLYQQAVQYLLHVVKYESQGDKAKQSIRAKCAEYLDRAEKLKEYLKKKEKAPPTKPVKESQADDKGNESDEGDNPEKKKFQNQLSGAIVMEKPNIKWNDVAGLEGAKEALKEAVILPIKFPHLFTGKRTPWRGILLFGPPGTGKSYLAKAVATEANNSTFFSISSSDLVSKWLGESEKLVKNLFTLAREHKPSIIFIDEIDSLCGSRSENESEAARRIKTEFLVQMQGVGNDNDGVLVLGATNIPWTLDSAIRRRFEKRIYIPLPEEHARTFMFKLHLGATPTSLNDSDFVTLGKKTDGYSGADVSVIVRDALMQPVRKVQSATHFKRVRGPSRDNPNIVVDDLLTPCSPGDPNGIEMTWMEVPGEKLCEPVVCMSDMLRSLTSTKPTVNDQDLDKLRKFTEDFGQEG; this is translated from the exons ATG AAAGCCATAGATCTGGCCAGCAAGGCGGCCCAGGAGGATAAAGCTCAGAATTACGACGAGGCCCTGCGTTTATACCAACAAGCTGTTCAGTACCTCCTACACGTAGTGAAAT ATGAATCCCAGGGCGATAAAGCCAAACAGAGCATCAGGGCCAAGTGTGCCGAGTACCTGGACAGAGCAGAGAAGCTCAAAGAATACCTAAAGAAGAAAGAGAAGGCTCCACCTACCAAGCCTGTGAAGGAGTCCCAAGCTGATGACAAAGG GAATGAGAGCGATGAAGGAGACAACCCAGAAAAAAAGAAGTTTCAGAACCAACTTTCAG GGGCTATCGTTATGGAAAAGCCAAATATCAAGTGGAATGATGTTGCCGGATTAGAGGGAGCCAAAGAGGCCCTGAAGGAAGCTGTTATTTTGCCAATCAAATTCCCACATCTTTTCACAG GCAAAAGAACGCCGTGGAGGGGGATCCTACTCTTCGGTCCTCCTGGAACAGGAAAGTCCTACCTGGCTAAAGCTGTGGCCACAGAGGCCAACAACTCCACCTTCTTTTCCATCTCCTCATCTGACCTGGTATCCAAGTGGCTGGGAGAGAGTGAAAA gttGGTAAAGAACTTGTTCACCCTTGCACGGGAGCACAAGCCCTCCATCATCTTCATAGATGAGATAGACTCGCTGTGCGGCTCCAGGAGTGAGAATGAGAGTGAGGCAGCTCGCCGCATCAAGACAGAGTTCCTAGTTCAGATGCAGG GGGTTGGGAATGACAACGATGGTGTACTGGTGCTCGGGGCCACCAACATCCCTTGGACGTTGGACTCTGCTATCAGAAGACG GTTTGAGAAGAGGATCTACATCCCCCTGCCCGAGGAACACGCCCGCACCTTCATGTTCAAGCTCCACCTGGGCGCCACCCCCACCAGCCTCAACGACTCTGACTTTGTCACCCTGGGAAAGAAGACAGACGGGTACTCAGGGGCTGACGTCAGCGTCATCGTCAGAGACGCGCTTATGCAACCAGTCAGAAAAGTTCAGTCAGCCACTCACTTCAAGCGG GTAAGAGGGCCATCGAGAGACAACCCCAACATCGTGGTAGATGACCTTTTGACCCCATGCTCTCCAGGAGACCCGAATGGCATCGAGATGACATGGATGGAAGTCCCTGGGGAAAAGCTATGTGAGCCAGTTGTTTGTATG TCTGATATGCTGAGATCCCTGACCAGCACAAAGCCAACAGTCAATGATCAGGATTTGGACAAACTGAGAAAATTCACAGAGGACTTTGGACAGGAGGGCTAA